A segment of the Nitrosospira briensis C-128 genome:
GGCAACCGCACAAGCGGACCCCCCCGAACTGCCGCCCGGCACGGCTGTGATATCCCATGGATTCTTTACCGGCCCGTAATAGGAGGTTTCGTTGCTGGACCCCATGGCGAATTCATCCATGTTGGTTTTGCCGATATTCACCGCCCCTGCCGCATTGAAACGTTCAACCACGGCAGCATCGTAAGGGGAAATGAAATTGGACAACATTTTCGATCCGCAGGTAGTGAGCCACCCCTTGGTACAAAAAATATCCTTCTGGGCGATCGGAATACCGGTAAGCGGCTGGGCCCGGCCGGATGCGATAATCCTGTCCGCGGCACGCGCCTGAGTCAGGCTAGTCTCTTCATTGATGGTAATGAAGGCGTTGTAGCCTGGATTTAGCGCCCGGGAACGCTTGAGGAATTCATCGGTCAATTCAACGCTGGAGATTTTTTTCGCGCCGAGGAGCGTGGAAAGTTGCTTGAGACTGGAGTTCAACATGTTATTCGCGGGGTGAAGCAAATCTTGCAAGAAATTGCAAACGTGGAAGGAGAGCGCAGGGGCGCGCCGGGTTTTACTCGATAACTTTTGGCACGAGGTAAAGACCCGCCTCTACCTGGGGTGCTATGGATTGAAACAACTCGCGCTGATCGACCTCCGTCACGATATCCGGGCGCAACCGTTGCATCAAATCCTGCGCATGGGACACAGGTTTTATGGTCGATGTATCCACCGCCTGCATCTGCTGAATCAGGTTGAAGATGCCCGATAACTGAGCCAGCGCGGTACTCGCCTCATCCTCGCTGACTTCAATGCGCGCCAGGTTGGCGATGCGCTTTACCTCATCCAGAGACAGTGACATTGACCGCCAAATCCCTTATATTCAAATAGGTAATAGAGTATCATAGCCCGCCTGAGTGACGCATCCTTTTCCGCGCTTTATCATCGCCATCTGCAACGGATTTCGTAAACCATGCTTAATTTTATAAACAATAATGTATTGAAGGGTTATTTTTCGACCGATATGGCGATAGACCTGGGAACCGCCAATACGCTGATTTACGTACGCGGCCAGGGTATTGTATTAAATGAACCTTCCGTAGTCGCAATACGCCAGGATGGCGGCCCCAACGGCAAAAAAGTAATTCAGCAGGTAGGGCTGGCAGCCAAGCAGATGCTGGGACGGACCCCCGGTAATATCACCGCGATTCGTCCTATGAAGGACGGCGTTATCGCCGATTTCACCGTAACCGAACAGATGCTGAAGCACTTCATCAAGAAGGTAAATCCACCGCGGCTGTTTTCCGCCAATCCCCGCATTGTAATCTGCGTACCTTATGGATCCACTCAGGTGGAGCGTCGCGCCATTCGCGAAGCCGCTTACGGCGCCGGCGCACGCAAGGTCGAACTGATCGAGGAACCGATGGCGGCAGCGATCGGCGCCAACTTGCCGGTCGAGGAAGCGACTGGTTCGATGGTGGTCGATATCGGTGGCGGCACTACCGAGGTGGGCGTAATTTCGCTCGGCGGTATCGTTTATTCAAATTCGGTACGCGTCGGAGGCGATAAGTTCGACGAGGCAATCATCAATTACATTCGCCGCAATTACGGCATGCTGATCGGTGAAGTTACCGCCGAACTGATCAAGAAGGAAATAGGATCCGCCTTCCCCGGCTCGGAAGTACGGGAAATGGAAGTCAAGGGACGAAATCTGGCAGAAGGAATTCCACGCAGCTTCACTATTTCCAGCAACGAAATCCTCGAAGCGCTGACGGATCCGCTGAATAGTATCGTCAGCGCGGTCAAATCGGCGCTTGAGCATACACTGCCTGAGCTGGGTGCGGATATCGCTGAAAAAGGCATGGTATTGACCGGTGGCGGGGCACTGCTAAGAGACATTGATCGCTTATTGATGGAAGAAACAGGGTTGTCGGTTATTATCGCTGAAGACCCGCTCACCTGTGTTGTGCGGGGATCAGGTGTCGCTCTGGAAAATATGGACCAGTTGGTCGGCGTTTTTGCCAGTGACTAGCGGGTTTTCGAGGACGTCCGGTCGGGTCCCGGCCGAGCGCATATTGAATCGTCCATCGTGAAACCCGAGAGACATGACGGAAACGAACCCGCGGTTTTTCAGGCATGGTCCCAGTCTGCTGGCGCGGCTTGTTTTTTTTGTAATGCTGTCATTAGTGCTGATGGCCGTCGACGCCCGGTTTAAATATCTTCTCGAAATTCGCCAGGCCTTCTCTACCGTGGTCTATCCACTACAGAAACTAGCCAATGTACCGGGAACGATCTACGACAGCGCAAGCGAGCTTCTCTTTAGCGGGCATCTGGCCGACGAGAATATTCATCTAAAGCAGCAGCACCTTGTCGACCGGGGCCAACTCCAGCAGTTGAGCGCCCTGGAAGCTGAAAATGCCCAGTTGCGCAAGCTTCTGGAAGCCACGCAGCGGGTTGAAAGCAAAGCGGTGATGGCTGAAATCCTGCATGTACCGCGCGATCCGTTTAACCGTAAGGTCATGCTTGATAAAGGTAGCCAAAGCGGGGTCCAGCCAGGTCAGGTGGTGGTGGATGATATTGGCGTGGTGGGACAGATTACACGCGACTATCCATGGGCATCCGAAGTCACGCTCATTACTGACAAGGACCATTCCGTGCCGGTGCAGGTAGTGCGTAACGGCCTTCGCTCAGTGATATCGGGCACGGGAAAGGATGCGATGCTTGAATTGCGTTACCTGGCTGTCAACACCGATATACAGGAAGGAGACTCCCTGGTTACTTCCGGAATAGATGGGGTTTATCCCCCTGGTCTTCCCGTCGCGGTGGTTTCAAAGATCGAACGCAATCCTACGTATGTCTTTGCCCGTGTTACCTGTACACCTGTTGCCGGAGTAGGTCATAACCGCCAGTTGTTGATATTGTCCACGCTGGCGCCCGTGACGGAAATTCCGGTGGAGGCGTTCGAATTGAAGCCCGAGGGCAGAAAGCGAGAAAAAGGTGGCGTTCGCTAATCATCCCAAACATGAAATTCTGCTACCTGTCAGGGGCTCGTTCATCGTCGTCAGCCTGATGGTGGCGTTATTGCTGAATCTCATGCCGTTAAAAGGTATCGCGCTAGCGCTATGGCCGGATTTCATCGCCCTGGCGATACTTTACTGGTGTATCAGCCAACCGCAGCGTGTCGGCATCAGCGTCGCGTTTGTAATGGGCCTGCTAATGGATTTCGGCGATGCCACCACATTTGGCCAGCATGCCCTGGCATACAGCATCATGGCTTTTGTCGCACTGCTGTTTCACCGGCGCCTGAGCAACTTTGAATTGCTCAAGCAAGCTCCGCAGATAGGATTGATATTGCTTTTGGGACAATTCATCATACTTCTGACAGGGCTGCTGGATGGGTCCCATTTTCCCGGCTGGAATTTCTTTCTCGCGAGCGTTACCGGCACATTGCTGTGGCCGTTTTTCTCTTCATTGCTGAGAATACCACAGAAGCCCAGGTTTGAATCCGATGCCCGATGAGCCGTACAGTAGAGCTTCGTAACCATCCGCGTGAACTGAAAAACTTCCAGTTGCGGCTTGCCTTCAGCGCGGGATTCGTGCTGCTGCTATTCCTTTTGCTGTTTGCGCGTTTCTCTTACCTCCAGGTATCGCAGCGCGAGCACTATCATACGCTGGCGGAAGCCAACCGCATCTCCATTTCACCTATCGTGCCCAATCGGGGTTTGATTTTCGACCGTAATGGTGAAGTGCTAGCGCATAACTACTCTGCTTATACGCTTGAAATCGTGCCCAGCAAGGTTGGAGACCTTGAGGCTCTCATTAACGAATTGGCTACCGTTGTTGAAATAGCCGCGAGAGACCGCAAGCGTTTTAAAAAATTGATGGAGGAGAGTAAGAGATTTGAAAGCTTGCCCATCCGTACCCGGTTATCGGATGTAGAAGTCGCCCGTTTTGCAGCCAACCGCTATCGCTTTCCAGGAGTGGAAATCAAGGCACGTTTATTCCGCCAGTACCCCAAGGGAGAAAGCGCATCTCATGTCGTCGGCTATATCGGCCGAATCAATGACAAGGATCTTGAGCGACTGGAAGCCAGCGACGGCTTGGCCAATTATCGAGGCTCCCACCACATGGGTAAAATCGGTATCGAGCAAAGTTACGAAAAAGAACTGCACGGTATCACGGGTTTCGAGGAAATGGAAACGGATGCCGCCGGCCGGGTGATAAGAGTGATATCTCGTACGCCGGCGATCTCCGGCAACGATCTGACACTTTCGCTCGACGCCAGATTGCAAGAGGTCGCCGAGAAAGCTTTTGGAGATCGGCGCGGCGCGCTGGTCGCGATTGAACCTGCTACCGGCGAGGTACTCGCGTTCGTCAGTAAACCGGGATTCGATCCCAATCTGTTTGTCGATGGCATCGATTCTGAAAATTGGGATTTACTGAATAATTCCATCGACAGGCCTTTAAACAACCGCGCGTTGCGCGGGCTTTACCCGCCAGGCTCCACGTTCAAACCATTTATGGCACTGGCCGGCCTGGAGCTGAAAAAACGCTGGCCACGGCATGCAATCAACGACTCGGGATATTTCAGCCTGCCCGGCAGCACGCACCGCTTTCGCGATTGGAAAGCCGGGGGCCATGGAATTGTCGACCTGCACAAATCTCTGGTCGTATCGTGTGACACGTACTACTACGGGCTTGCCAACGACCTCGGCATTGACAACATCTTCGATTTCGTCAGTCAGTTTGGATTGGGGAAGAAAACCGGCCTCGATATCGAGGGAGAAGCTAGCGGCCTGTTGCCCTCACAAGAATGGAAAATGCGACGGCACAAACAGAAGTGGTATGCCGGCGACACGATTTCGGTGGGCATAGGCCAAGGCTACAATCTGACCACTCCGCTACAACTGGCCTTTGCTACCGCGATACTGGCGGGGAATGGCACAGCATTTCGTCCACATCTGGTGAAGCAGGTCCTGAATAACAACAAGGAGGTGGTGCGGGAAATCGCCAAGGAGCCCTTATACACGCTCAATCTCAATCCCGATAATTTACAGGCGGTGCGAAACGCGCTCATAGATGTTACCCGGCCTGGCGGCACCGCGGCACTCGCCGGCGCCGACGCTGCCTATGTTTTTGCGGGCAAGACCGGTACGTCACAAGTGATCGGCATGAAGCAAGGGGAGAAATACGTAGAAAGCAAGATCCGGGAACGTTTTCGCGACCACGCGCTGTTCATTGCTTACGCCCCCGCCGAGAACCCAAAAATAGCGCTATCGGTACTGGTGGAAAACGGCGGTCATGGCGGGTCTACCGCTGCGCCGATCGCCAGGATGGTGATGGACTACTTCCTGCTTGGCAAGTTGCCCACAGAAGCGGCGGCAGAAGCTATCGAGCCGAATGAAGAAGAGGACGAGCATGACTGAACCCATGCGCTTGTGGCATTACCTCACGCGTTATGTGGACAGCTTCCTGCTGAGCGGAATATTGCTGCTGATGCTGACCGGTTTGTTCACGCTGTATAGCGCAACCGATGCCAACCTCGGCCGCGTCACCAATCAGGCAGTCAATATGCTGGTTGCACTGGGCATCATGTGGCTGGTCGCCAACATTCCATTGCAGCATATCATGCGCATTGCCCTGCCGATATATATAGCCGGCGTTCTCTTGCTGCTTGGCGTGGCACTGTTCGGTGAGATAAACAATGGCGCTCGGCGCTGGTTGAACATCGGCTTTACCCGTATTCAACCATCCGAGTTGATGAAGATAGCCGTGCCGCTGATGATGGCGTGGTATTTCGATAAGCATGAAGCCACCTTGCGGCTGAGGGATTATGCGGTTGCAACGCTGCTGCTGATACTTCCCGTACTGATGATCGTACGCCAGCCGGACCTGGGCACAGCGCTGCTCATCGCATCGAGCGGCTTCTACGTACTGTTCCTCACAGGACTGTCATGGCGCATCATGGGCGCCTTGTTCGTCGCCGGGGCAGGAAGCCTGCCGATACTATGGTCGACGATGCATGACTATCAGCGAAGGCGCGTCATGACGTTGCTTGATCCGACACAGGATGCGCTCGGCGCAGGCTATCACACCATTCAATCCACCATTGCCATTGGCTCTGGAGGCATTCTTGGCAAGGGCTGGCAGCATGGTACCCAGACCCATCTCGATTTCCTCCCCGAGAGAAGCACCGATTTCATCTTTGCGGTATTTTCCGAAGAATTCGGGCTTATCGGCAACTCGCTGCTGTTGCTGCTGTACCTGGTGGTTATCGGCCGCGGCATGATTATCGCTGCCAATGCCTCAACCCAGTTTACGCGCCTTATCGCCGGCTCGATCACACTGACATTTTTCACTTATATTTTTGTCAACATAGGCATGGTCATCGGCATTCTGCCCGTAGTGGGAGTACCGCTGCCTCTGATCAGCTACGGCGGCACATCGATGGTGACAATGCTGCTGGGATTTGGTATTTTGATGAGCATACAGACGCATCCCAAGTTGGTGAAGACATGAGGAATATTGATTCGAGATCAGAATCCGTGTCGAATCCATTGCCCCCTCCTCGGCAATGGGCAGCCTGGATTATCGCGGTCTTTATTCTTACTTTCGTTGGCGGCTGCGGCACCATCCTGAAACAGGACAAGAGAGGCAAAACCGGCACATCGACGCTATTCGGCATCGGCCTGAAAAAGGGAGGTGGTTATTACCTGGACGATGGCCCCGGCGATAATCCACCCGCCGATCTCGCGTCCATTCCAGATGCCGTTCCCCGCGATGAACCCTTGCGTCAGGCAAACATGCGCCCTTATGTCGCGCTGGGGAAATCCTATGCGCCGATGACTGTCCTGGAATCCTACAGGGAACGTGGAATCGCTTCGTGGTACGGCCGGCGGTACCATGGGCAAAAAACCGCCTCTGGTGAAGTCTACGATATGTATGGCATGACGGCAGCGCACACCACCTTGCCATTGCCCAGCTATGTTCGCGTCACCAACATCAGGAACGGAAAATCCGTAGTAGTAAGGGTCAACGATCGCGGACCCTTCCTTTCCGACCGCCTCATCGATCTTTCCTATACCGCCGCCTATAAGCTCGATGTACTGGGTGGCGGCAGCGCCTGGGTCGAAGTGGAAACTGTCCTGCCGGGTTCCGATCCTGCCATGCGGGTTGCGTCGGCGTCTGCCGTTGCCCCGAACACGGTCCGCACCTTTGCCGCAAGTCCCCCTGCACCTGTTCCGGTATCCGCCGTCGCCGGCGAAAAGACAGATACGCCTGCTGGTGCAGGGCAACAGGAGGGAGCGGCCGCACCACCGGGCTTGTTCGAAGTTGCATACTCACCCATGGAGTCAGGCGCATCCGTACCCGGCAGTACTGCTGCTCCCGCCACTGCGGATGCAAGGGGAATCTATCTGCAACTGGGCGCGTTCAGTGCCTATGATAATGCCGATAATTTCCTTGCACGCATGCGCAGCGAGCTTCCTTCAATCGATGCGCTCGGTATCGTCCCGCAAGATGGCTTGTTCAAGGTCCATGCGGGCCCTTATCCGGATCAGGTGGTGGCCAGGCAGGCAGCCGACAAGATCGCCCGCAGCCTTTCCATCAGGCCAATGTTGCTGGTGCGATAGATTCCCGATCTATCCGTATAACATAGCTCGGTAAAGCTCGGTCGTTTGAGCCCGATTCCTTCTGCTTGCAAAATCCTTACTATTGAGTTGGCGTCTCGCATTTCAATTCCATGTCATTGGTTGCCCATCCTTTGAGTTCTTGATTCACTGAGTATTCCTGTTGGGCTTCTGCCGAATCTCACCAGCTGGAAAGGTTTTAATTTACCTATTCAGTTTCCTCATTCTCTGCCGTATCTATTTATATGTATCTTCTTTCAAGTGGTCATATCTCCTGAAGTCGATTAATCCATGAAGAAATATGCAGATGACGCGGCGAATTGAAGCGAGGTTGTCAATTATTCAAGTGTTGGGCTTCTGTCTCGATTAGCAGAGTAATTAGGGTACGGACCGGCCTGATCTGCGAGCCTATCAACAGGTGAGGAGAAAAGTGAAAAAAATCGTTCTGATTTCGTGCGTGAGCAAGAAATTGCACCATCGGGCCAAGGTGCAAGACCTCTACATCAGTCCACTGTTCCGCCTGAATTTAAAGTACGCCAGGAAACTAAAGCCGGACAGTATTTACATCCTCTCCGCCGAGCACGGCTTGCTCGACCTGGATACCGAGATCGAGCCCTACGACCGCACGCTAAACGGTATGCGTTCTCTGGAGGTGCAAGCCTGGGCGCAGCGGGTACTGGTGCAGATCGATGAGCGGGCTGACCCGGGCAAAGATCATTTTGTGCTGCTGGCAGGCCAGAAATACCGTAAATTCCTGATACCACACCTTGCTTCCCATGAAACACCCATGGAAGGGCTTGGCATCGGCAGACAGCTACAATATCTGGGCAGACAAATCCATGAGTAAGATGTGTGATAGTTTGCATCGCTTATTCCATTTCCTGCCTCACTACAGTTTTCCCTACGATGAAACCAAGATTCCTCGGAATGGAATCTATGTCCTGTTCGAGGCGGGTGAGGTCGCCCATGGAACAGATCGGATCGTGCGGATTGGTACGCACACGGGCAATAACCAGCTACGTTCCAGGCTGAGGCAGCATTTCGTTAACGAGAACAAAGACCGCAGCATCTTCCGCAAGAACATTGGCCGCGCCTTTCTGCACCGTGCCGAAGATCCCTACCTGGACCAATGGGAACTCAATCTGACCACTCGCGAAGCCAAACGGAAGTACCAGGATTCTGTGAATCCAGGGAAGCAGCGAGAGATAGAGCGGCAAGTTACGGATTATCTTAAACGAAACTTCTCTTTCGTAGTTTTCCCGGTGGATGAAAAATCGCTACGGCTCGAGCTGGAGGCCAGGATCATCTCGACGGTTTCCTGGTGCCAGGACTGCGGAGCGTCGAACGATTGGCTTGGACTTCGCTCCCCCAAGCCGAAAATTCTGAAGAGTGGTCTCTGGCAAGTCAACGAACTTTATGGAGAGCCCCTGTCGGAAGGTTATGAAGAGTCAAAGATGATGGATACCTGCTCCAAATGAATCCCAAACAATTCCCTGGGCTGGCAGCTCCCCCGGTTGGCGGAGACTGTGACAGCAGGTAGCAAAAGCGTTTTTTCCTGGGCATGGGGCAGATGCACGATTGCAAAATCTATCACTTTGCTATTGTGGTGTGAATTATTCCTACTTCATCATTGACCCGGAGGGGCTTGGCCGACATGGGGTCTGTAGTGAATCACAACAATGTCCTGGGAAGAAAAACAGGCTGGTTCTGGCATCCAGATAGCAAATTCTCCGCCTACTTGATAAAATCGGTCTTCCTCCTCAATCATTCCGCCCACCCCAACTCAGGATCAGCTATGACACACTTCGGCCCAGCCAAAAAAATCGGTACATTTTATCCACCGCAACGCACTTTGATGGGACCGGGGCCATCCGATACCCACCCGCGCGTCTTGTCCGCCATGGCCCGCCCGACTCTGGGGCATCTTGATCCAGTGTTCACGGACATGATGGAAGAGCTGAAAAGCCTGCTGCGCTATGCCTTTCAAACCGCAAATCTGTTGACTTTTCCGGTTTCGGGTCCGGGTTCGGTCGGGATGGAGATGTGCTTTGTCAACATGGTCAGCCCCGGCGATAAGGTGATTGTATGCCGCAACGGCGTATTTGGCGGGCGCATGATCGAGAACGTGCAACGCTGCGGTGGTACGGCAGTGGTGGTTGAAGACAAATGGGGAGCGCCGGTTGATCCACAAAAACTGGAAGACGCATTGAAGCAGAACCCCGACGCGAAGATCGTCGCCTTTGTTCACGCCGAAACGTCCACCGGTGCGCTGTCAGATGCAAAAACCCTTTGCGAAATCGCTCATCGCCACAACTGCTTGACCATCGTTGACACCGTTACCTCCCTAGGGGGCTCGCCGCTCAAAGTTGACGAATGGAAGATCGACGCAATTTATTCCGGCAGCCAGAAATGTCTTTCATGCCCGCCGGGCTTATCGCCTGTCAGTTTTTCCGAACGCGTGGTGGAACTGGTCAAGAATCGCAAGGGAAAAGTACAAAGCTGGTTTATGGATTTGAATTTGCTTCTCGGATATTGGGGGAGTTCCCGTACTTACCACCATACCGCCCCCACAAACGCGCTCTATGCGCTGCACGAATCACTGGTAATGCTGCACGAGGAAGGGCTGGAACATTCCTGGGCGCGCCATCAACGCAACCACAACGCACTCAAGGCAGGGTTTGAAACGCTGGCTATGGAATATCTTGTGGAGGAGAAATCGCGCCTGCCACAGCTGAATTCTGTGCGGGTGCCGGAGGGTATTGATGAGAAAGAAGTGCGCCGCAGGCTGCTCGCCGACTACAGTCTCGAAATTGGTGCCGGCCTTGGCGACTTCGCCGGCAAGATCTGGCGCTTCGGCCTGATGGGTTATTCCAGCAGAATGGAAAATGTCATGCTGAGCCTGGGTGCCCTGGAAACGGTGTTATCCGATATGGGCAAGAAAATTGAACATGGCGCGGCGGAATCCGCCGCACACTATGCTTATGCGGCTAACCCATTACCTCTGGAAAGTAAAAACGCTGCCCAGGCGGCTTGATTCAACGTTCGAACCTGAATCCTATCCTCCGCGGCAGGATAGGTGGAGCATAGCGCAACCCATCTGTTTTTTATGATGGGTTGCGGTTTAGCAGCCTTCAATCATCCTGCAAGAGCTACTCTATCAGATAGCGACATCCATAAAAGGGGATTTTCTTGCAGCGCAATGCGCTTCACTCGTTGAACGCGCCGAGCCTATCTGAAACAGGTAAAAACTGAATTACAACCCCAGCCGCTGCCAGATGGTAGTCGTCGGCCCCGCCGAGTTCAACGTATAAAAGTGCAATCCCGGCGCGCCGGCATTCAACAATCGATCGCATAAATCGGTCACGATATCGAGTCCGAACGCGCGTATCGATGCGCTGTCGTCACCGTAGCCTTCCAGTTTTTTTCTGATCCAGCGAGGTATTTCAGCGCCGCAAGCATCCGAAAACCTTGCCAGTTGTGAAAATTTATTGATCGGCATGATGCCGGGCACGATAGGGATGCGGATATCCATTGCTTCGCACGCATCAATGAAACTGAAGTAGGCATCCGCATTATAGAAGTACTGGGTGATAACGGAATCCGCCCCCGCTTCAACCTTGCGTTTGAAGTTCAGCAAATCCTCCTGAGCCGAGTTGGACTGCGGATGGTATTCCGGATAAGACGCGACATCAATGTGGAACGCGTCATCAAATTCCTCACGTATAAACGCCACCAGTTCATTTGCATAACGAAACTCTCCCCCTTGTGCCATGCCCGAAGGAAGGTCCCCTCGTAGCGCAACCACATGGCGAATACCGCCGTCGCGGTATTTTTGCAACATGCCGCGGATGTTTTCGCTGGTCGCACCAATACAGGAAAGATGGGGTGCCGCTACATAACCCTCTGCCTGAATTTCCAGAACCGTCTCAAGGGTTCGGTCGCGGGTGGATCCCCCTGCACCGAAGGTTACGGAAAAGAATTTCGGGTTGAGTTGTGCCAGTTGCTTGCGCGTCGCACGCAACTTCTCGATTCCCTCCAGCGTTTGCGGCGGGAAAAACTCGAAACTGAAGGTGGGGGCAAATTTCTTTTGCGATTCCATTTTTACTCGCCGGGATGATTCACAGGGGTAGTGTGACGCAAGGTGGTTACAAGCCTATCGGCACATCGTCGACTATCGGATAGTGTTTTCAGGAAGCGGGGCGCAAACGGATCCGGGATAGCCTGTGGCATACAAGCACGCTGAGGATAGAAACAGGATCCCGGTGCCCTTGGCCGATATGATGCTCATACCGGCTTATGACATTTTTGTTTGGCGTATTTGGCCAGACTGGCGAAGAAGATAAAGGTATAGCTATTCCCTTTATCTCCTCCTCCCGCTTGAAAGCCGAAAATCAATACCGGTACATTGCAGGTTTGTACGGCCCGTTCTTGTCCAGGTTCAGGTAGCTTGCCTGCTCCTCGGTCAATTCGGTGAGCTTGACGCCCAGTTTCTTGATGTGCAATCGTGCCACTTTTTCATCCAGGTACTTCGGCAGCACATAGACGTTTTTCTCATAGCTGGCGCCATTTTGCCATAACTCCATTTGCGCCAGCACCTGATTGGTAAACGAACTGGACATGACAAACGAGGGATGGCCGGTGGCACAGCCGAGGTTCACCAACCGCCCCTGCGCCAGCACGATGATGCGGCGACCTGTGGGGAAAATGACGTGATCCACCTGTGGTTTTATATTTTCCCATTGGTATTTCTCGACCGATGCAATATCGATTTCGGAATCGAAATGGCCGATATTGCACACGATAGCCTGGTCTTTCATCCTCAGCATATGGTCATGGGTAATAACGCGCAGATTGCCCGTGGCGGTGACGAAAATGTCGGCCTGATCGCAAACTTCGTCCATGGATACGACCCGATAGCCCTCCATTGCCGCTTGCAGCGCGCATATCGGATCTATCTCCGTTATCCAGACCGTGGCGCCCAGGCCTCGCAAGGATTGGGCGCATCCCTTGCCTACGTCGCCATATCCACATACCAGCGCAATTTTGCCGGCAATCATGACGTCGGTGGCGCGTTTGATACCGTCAACCAGCGACTCGCGGCAACCGTAAAGATTATCGAACTTGGACTTGGTCACCGAATCGTTGACGTTGAATGCGGGAAACGGCAGCTCGCCTTTTTTTTGCATCTCGTACAAGCGATGGACACCGGTGGTGGTTTCCTCGGTCACGCCGCGAATAACGTCGCGCTTGCTGGAGTACCAACCGGGGCTGACGCTCAACCGTTTCCGGATCGCTGCGAACAACGCACGTTCTTCCTCGTTGGTCGGGTTGGCTATGACTGAAGGGTCTTTTTCCGCGCGGCTGCCGAGGATAACGAGCAACGTCGCGTCGCCTCCATCATCCAGAATCATATTGGGGGCGCTGCTCGCATCCGATGCCTGATCACCGGACCACTCGAAAATGCGGTGGGTATATTCCCAGTAATCGTCCAGCGACTCGCCCTTGTAGGCGAATACGGGTATGCGTTCCGCCGCGATGGCCGCGGCTGCATGGTCCTGCGTGGAAAAAATATT
Coding sequences within it:
- the mrdA gene encoding penicillin-binding protein 2 — protein: MSRTVELRNHPRELKNFQLRLAFSAGFVLLLFLLLFARFSYLQVSQREHYHTLAEANRISISPIVPNRGLIFDRNGEVLAHNYSAYTLEIVPSKVGDLEALINELATVVEIAARDRKRFKKLMEESKRFESLPIRTRLSDVEVARFAANRYRFPGVEIKARLFRQYPKGESASHVVGYIGRINDKDLERLEASDGLANYRGSHHMGKIGIEQSYEKELHGITGFEEMETDAAGRVIRVISRTPAISGNDLTLSLDARLQEVAEKAFGDRRGALVAIEPATGEVLAFVSKPGFDPNLFVDGIDSENWDLLNNSIDRPLNNRALRGLYPPGSTFKPFMALAGLELKKRWPRHAINDSGYFSLPGSTHRFRDWKAGGHGIVDLHKSLVVSCDTYYYGLANDLGIDNIFDFVSQFGLGKKTGLDIEGEASGLLPSQEWKMRRHKQKWYAGDTISVGIGQGYNLTTPLQLAFATAILAGNGTAFRPHLVKQVLNNNKEVVREIAKEPLYTLNLNPDNLQAVRNALIDVTRPGGTAALAGADAAYVFAGKTGTSQVIGMKQGEKYVESKIRERFRDHALFIAYAPAENPKIALSVLVENGGHGGSTAAPIARMVMDYFLLGKLPTEAAAEAIEPNEEEDEHD
- a CDS encoding septal ring lytic transglycosylase RlpA family protein, giving the protein MRNIDSRSESVSNPLPPPRQWAAWIIAVFILTFVGGCGTILKQDKRGKTGTSTLFGIGLKKGGGYYLDDGPGDNPPADLASIPDAVPRDEPLRQANMRPYVALGKSYAPMTVLESYRERGIASWYGRRYHGQKTASGEVYDMYGMTAAHTTLPLPSYVRVTNIRNGKSVVVRVNDRGPFLSDRLIDLSYTAAYKLDVLGGGSAWVEVETVLPGSDPAMRVASASAVAPNTVRTFAASPPAPVPVSAVAGEKTDTPAGAGQQEGAAAPPGLFEVAYSPMESGASVPGSTAAPATADARGIYLQLGAFSAYDNADNFLARMRSELPSIDALGIVPQDGLFKVHAGPYPDQVVARQAADKIARSLSIRPMLLVR
- the gatC gene encoding Asp-tRNA(Asn)/Glu-tRNA(Gln) amidotransferase subunit GatC; protein product: MSLSLDEVKRIANLARIEVSEDEASTALAQLSGIFNLIQQMQAVDTSTIKPVSHAQDLMQRLRPDIVTEVDQRELFQSIAPQVEAGLYLVPKVIE
- the rodA gene encoding rod shape-determining protein RodA — protein: MTEPMRLWHYLTRYVDSFLLSGILLLMLTGLFTLYSATDANLGRVTNQAVNMLVALGIMWLVANIPLQHIMRIALPIYIAGVLLLLGVALFGEINNGARRWLNIGFTRIQPSELMKIAVPLMMAWYFDKHEATLRLRDYAVATLLLILPVLMIVRQPDLGTALLIASSGFYVLFLTGLSWRIMGALFVAGAGSLPILWSTMHDYQRRRVMTLLDPTQDALGAGYHTIQSTIAIGSGGILGKGWQHGTQTHLDFLPERSTDFIFAVFSEEFGLIGNSLLLLLYLVVIGRGMIIAANASTQFTRLIAGSITLTFFTYIFVNIGMVIGILPVVGVPLPLISYGGTSMVTMLLGFGILMSIQTHPKLVKT
- the mreC gene encoding rod shape-determining protein MreC, with the protein product MTETNPRFFRHGPSLLARLVFFVMLSLVLMAVDARFKYLLEIRQAFSTVVYPLQKLANVPGTIYDSASELLFSGHLADENIHLKQQHLVDRGQLQQLSALEAENAQLRKLLEATQRVESKAVMAEILHVPRDPFNRKVMLDKGSQSGVQPGQVVVDDIGVVGQITRDYPWASEVTLITDKDHSVPVQVVRNGLRSVISGTGKDAMLELRYLAVNTDIQEGDSLVTSGIDGVYPPGLPVAVVSKIERNPTYVFARVTCTPVAGVGHNRQLLILSTLAPVTEIPVEAFELKPEGRKREKGGVR
- the mreD gene encoding rod shape-determining protein MreD, which gives rise to MAFANHPKHEILLPVRGSFIVVSLMVALLLNLMPLKGIALALWPDFIALAILYWCISQPQRVGISVAFVMGLLMDFGDATTFGQHALAYSIMAFVALLFHRRLSNFELLKQAPQIGLILLLGQFIILLTGLLDGSHFPGWNFFLASVTGTLLWPFFSSLLRIPQKPRFESDAR
- a CDS encoding rod shape-determining protein, with product MLNFINNNVLKGYFSTDMAIDLGTANTLIYVRGQGIVLNEPSVVAIRQDGGPNGKKVIQQVGLAAKQMLGRTPGNITAIRPMKDGVIADFTVTEQMLKHFIKKVNPPRLFSANPRIVICVPYGSTQVERRAIREAAYGAGARKVELIEEPMAAAIGANLPVEEATGSMVVDIGGGTTEVGVISLGGIVYSNSVRVGGDKFDEAIINYIRRNYGMLIGEVTAELIKKEIGSAFPGSEVREMEVKGRNLAEGIPRSFTISSNEILEALTDPLNSIVSAVKSALEHTLPELGADIAEKGMVLTGGGALLRDIDRLLMEETGLSVIIAEDPLTCVVRGSGVALENMDQLVGVFASD